The DNA window TTCATCTCTTTTTCCCATGAATATGAAATTTCAGTATGATCCTCTTGCAGTGAGCTTCTTACTGGTGTTGTTCCATATACTGATCTTCGTGCGGAAGCCCAGGTAGCCTTTCTCATTTGTGTTGTGCTGCTTAACTTACAATATATTAAGAGATGTTGATTTACAGTTGGATTGATGTGGCATATGATTCTTGTTGCTAATACATGTTtgggttttggagatttttCGTAAGGATGATTCTTGACCTTGAATGAGGTCCAACTGTTCGGATCTTTGGACTGCATTGATGTTTGGATTCACATGCCCATTTTTGTGAATAGTATATATATCCCGAGggattagtttttaaaaattCCAGCTTATTTTTGGTTTGCATTATGGTTTACTGCACAAGTAATTTTCCACCATATTCAGatgtatttttatatttaatccatCTATGGTAGCATTCGTTTTCTTGATTTTATGGCATCGTATTGTTTAGCATTGATTTGTTACTAGGAAATAAATGTTTAATAGATGAAAGAGGGTTTAGAATTTCAAAACTGCTAACTTTGAATAAAGCATCCAAGTACGAAAAATATCTTCTCACTTCTGCAGATATATCAGAAGTTTGGGAggtagtgatgtggaaattCAAGTATGGGTCCGATATAGTCGAAACCAAATATCAGTTGGAAATAGCGGTCAAACATAGTGAAAAAAGGTTGAGTGGCCTTGTTGATGAGGCGTTGCAAGGCACATGATATAGTTCATAGCCTATGCTAAGAAAGAAGACCTGAAAGCATCCCATCCTCCAATAAATTTAGGCAAAGCATCACAGTTTCATCACATGAGTTTACTGCTAATTTCAATGAAACATTCCCTTTTCTTTGTCTTAGACTCTCAGTGTTTAGTTTGTGGTTTTTATTCTAGGGTCAGGATCTGGAGGCAAACAAGTTCATAAATATATTTACAACTTTTTAGCCTTTGGGGTATCAAATCCAAGGGTCTTAAACCAAAGCGATGTGGAGattttataataattaaacGGCATGGAGGCTGATATGGAATTGTAGCAAATTAGGGAAGAAGTCTAAAGGAAGAGGAACtagaaaataagataaaatGCCCCTCCTCCATTCCGCTGCAAATGCTCCAACGTTGATGCTGCTTCATCACCTAAGCCTTTGCTTATATCCTGTAACATATTTTCTGTCTGACTACCTGCCTTTAGTTTTTAGACTTTTAGTAAGAATTACTTCCATCTATAGATGGGTTCATGTAAATGTTTAGTGTTCTAACAATCAGTACTATGATCTTGAGTTTCAAGCAGCATCTCTGATGCAATTATGTTTGTtattcaacaaaaataaattatcatGTTTTATTATGGATATGACTCCTCAAATTTGTCACTGAATAGCTCATGGTAGCTAGTAGCTGATTGGTGCATAATGCTAGCAGGCGCACACTGTACTGGAGATGAACTACACAGAGCAGCAACTTACAGCAGCAGTGGTGTCAGATGGATTGCGACCGGTTCTTGCTGATCCTGAGTCTGGTGTGCCATCAGCTTTATTATCAGTGATACAGAGATGTTGGGATGCAAATTCTCAAAACAGGCCTTCCTTCGATGACATAGTTGCTGAACTTGTTATAATTTTGAAacagagagagaaaataaaggAGCCAGATAGTTCCTTTCACGATTCTCTTAATTCTCTTGGTAATCAGCCTATAGATGTTGGCAACAATCTTCAAGCTTATCAAGAGGGTATTAACTGGTTTACTCAGGGAGAAAATTCCATCAATAGAGCTTGTGAACCTAAGCATGGGTTGGAAAAGTGGCTTCAGGCTTCAAATGATACTTTGGCATATCATCCAGTACTTTCTTGGGGATCCTTTGCTACCTGTGGCAGAAGAGAGACGATGGAGGATACACATTTCCTTTTGCCACATGTGTGTAATGAAAGAGATATCCAtgtttttggtatttttgaTGGTCATAGAGGTGAGGTTTGGCAATTTATCTTTCTAATTGTGTATTTGGTATTTCTATTAGCAACCTGATTCCAATGCTGTGCTACAAGGATATAACTGTAACAAAGTGCAGGTGCAGCAGCTGCCGAATTTTCAGCTCGAGCTTTTCCAGGATTCCTGCAAGCTATAAGTTCGATTAGCAGGTTTGTTCCTTccattcttctctctttttaacATTGTATATTTTATTTGACTAGTTGACTTTATCTCGAAATGCAGTCCAAGCAGTGCATTGTTCGAGGCATTCATTAAGACTGATATAGCATTTAGAGCTGAGCTGGATATTTCTCGTAAATCCAAGAGAGTTATCCAGAAGGACTGGCATCCTGGTTGCACTGCAGCTGCAGCTCTTATTGTTAGAGACAAACTTTTTGTAGCTAATGCAGGAGATTGCAGGACAATACTGTGTCGTTCTGGCCACCCCTTTGTTCTAAGCAAGGTGACTTAGACTTCATACATTCCTGTTTGGTCATTCTGGTTTAGTACAAGGTTTTATTCCTCAGAATAATGAATGAAATATTAGGATCACGTTGCAAGCTGTCTCGAAGAAAGGGATCGGGTTATTAGTGCAGGAGGAGACGTAAGATGGCAAGTTGATAATTGGAGGGTGGGTCGTGCTGCTCTTCAGGTTTGTGCCTTCAGATATCATGATACTCTTGCAATATTTTCTTCCAAAAGTCTGATATTTTACGTTTGTTTGTTTTCTGCTACTTATGTGGGTAGGTTATTCTCTCCAACAGAAAGGCTAAACCCTTGTTTGAGTtagtttggaaaaaaaataaaaataattcataataaataaatttgacaaCTCATAAACTTTGCCCGAGAGGAAAAGCAAAAATAATCAGGTTCCATTGTGATGCAACATAAGATTTTCTTTAAGATAAAGAGCGATGTGTTTTATCTTCTTTATGTTCAACTACATGTTATTTTGCACCCAAAAGTTTCCATAGGGAACTTACATTACATACTTTTGTATAATATTGCTTTGGAAACAAGTACAACTTTGTTGAGCTTTATACAGTTGTGCTATGCAACGTTTTATCATGTTGGTTCTGCAATGTGCTTTCTTAGCAAACGAAGGTAAAAATTGAATTCATTACCAGTTTTCTCAAAGTAACTATTCTGGAAACAAGaaataaatttttatatatCAAAACCATTACCATTGtattgaaaaccaaatattTTGGTTTATCTTGTTTAACAAAGGAATCCATCTTGGTCTCATCGAAGTTATCTTTAACCAGGGTAATTAAACATATATGCATTTTATCTGCTTTATCATAAGATAGTGACTAGTATAAGAAAATGAATAATGGTTCCGGATGGTACCTGCAGATGTCAGTGACTGGCACGTAATTAACATTTCAAACATGTTCATCTTTTCCGGTTGAATGTGTATCTTTGACATTTTTCTTCCAATAGGTTACTCGTTCCATAGGTGATGATGATCTAAAGCCTGCTGTAACTGCGGAACCTGAGATAACTGAAACTATTCTCTCCCCAGAGGATGAGTATTTGGTAAGGACTTGTCACACCTTATGCATACATAAAAAGGTGCAATTTATCCTACTTAGGGCTTGTTTGGGAGTGCTTCTATAGAAGTGGTTTTACTCAGTAGTGATTTTGGTACTTAATTTTCTTTGAAACCCTGAGTGATTTCGGTGTTTTTCAAAAATCATTTCTAGAGATGCTTCTCCATAAACCCTATTCTTATTTAAAGCATGTTTAAACATTTTTGCTTTCCCATAAAACTCCCAGATGGGGCCTTACTCAACTTTGAACCGATTATGACAAGTTACTTTTTCTATTACCTGTTGGCCACTTACCAAATAGAATACCTCTTAAGAAGAATCAGTTGATTAGAACTTATCAATAATTTCCGTcaaagttcttaacaaaataattcTTTCCGTCAAAATTCATAACAAAATAACTCAGTAAGTTGCCTCTGCCACTCTCTGAGACTTCGCATGTTTCACGCGTCAGACTTGTATATTATTGTCTTCTCCCTTTCTCATGGATTCAGGGGTGTCTTTTTTCAtaagattttatttgttttgtttgctgAAGGATATATATCAACTTTCAATATGGAGATGATACTGTTTGATAGGCAACGGAACCTACATACCGAGTTTGCTCTATCTAGAAGCAAACAATATGTGCTTAAACTGTTTAATCTCAATCATTGTtacttttcttttgaaaaaaaaacctaatttttGTCAGGTAATGGCAAGTGATGGACTGTGGGATGTTGTGAGCAATGCGGAGGTTGTAAGCATAATCAGGGACACGGTGAAAGAGCCTGGAATGTGCTCCAAGAGATTGGCGACTGAAGCCGCTGAACGTGGGAGCAAAGACAACATCACAGTCATTGTCGTCTTCCTCCGTCCTGTCTCCACAGCTGAGAGAATTTTCTAGGTTGGTTTGCTAGTTTTTTCGACTTATGAATGCAAATGTGGGAAGAAATTTACCccggaaaataaaaaaagggtgaATTATGTACCTAATTTGAAATATTGGTAGGTGTACGATACCAAGACCAACATTGTATTTTCTATAGGATATTCTTTGAATAAAATCATCTCCCGGATAAGCTTCGCGGGTCGGTGGTCTTTGTAATAGAAGAGATATTTGTAGGTACACATGCGCTTGTTTGGAGAGATCAACGAAGCAGCCTTGGGCTTTATTATTTGAAAGGATTGTGGAGATCCAGTTTATGGGGGAGCCAGAGATACAGGTTATATTAATGTTCTAGTGGCTGAAGGGCAAGCTCTCCTTGATGTTTTCAAGTTTGCTGCTACTAGACACATTCGGAGACTTGAAATTGAAGGGGATTCTAAGATTCTCGTTGACGCTATCAATCTTAGGTCTGCAGCACCTTGGCTAATCAACACTTTAATCATGGAAATTCAGCGTGCGGCTTGTTATTTTGATCATATTTCTTTCCAACATGTTCTTCGTGAAGATAACTTTGTGATGGATGCTCTTGGTTTATTGGGTCATAATTTGGATGGAGTCCAAGTTTGGTTTAACACCCTCCCTCCTGATGCAGCCTGGGTATAATCTTGTGACTATCTTCTTGTTGAATATAGGTTTGGCAATTtctgacacgacctgttaactAGTAACAAAACGACATGAAATTAACAAGTTTTCAGGTCAACACaataacgaatcgggtcgttatcagGTAACCCagtaagcacctgttaagataacgggttggtctAGATATACAAGTGGGTAATTCGTTACAcgataagaaaaatattaatttgataattttatACCATTAAAAAATACTGAAATTAACAATAGTCGGATTTAATCTTGAGccaaactaaaagttaaaatataaatatatatatatatatatattaaattaaatttagaaaattggTGGCTGTTAGATCGGCTAAGATTTCATCTCAGCCGTCTAATGTTTTTCCCAGCCTTAAATCAGACTCTCTGTCGATCTCGAATGCTCGAATCGAAACAGCCACTCTCTCTCGAGTTGAACTCTCGATTCACAGTCTCGAACCTCAACTTTTGTCAGCCACGAGTCCACGATCACCCTCTCCAGTCTCCCTCCACCACACCACTGTTACCACATACGATCTAGTAAATCACCACCAATCGGTCTACTACTTTTGTCTCTGATTCTCTCTCTTTGGATCGAGCGAATCTTGAGCCCTAATCAAGATAATTGTTGATTCTTTCGAATTACTTTCAAACTATAGGGTTTTGCTTCGAATTAGTTTTTCCCATGATATGTTGAAgacaatagatcaagccaaagttccaataccaTTTCtccatgatgatcgatgaaaattgaaagattttataaaaagaacaagatgcaagctttgagtttcaTTGACAAGGttttaacttttgagaaagacttCCCaatcttaaaaaagaaaaactccttcattttgcatatccttacACATTTGATGTTTTGTAGTAGTGTATTGATGCTTTtctattaggctcttattttggagtatgtagtacttaatgacaaatatgtttttatattttgaagtaatatttatgtggcaatgcagtatgtgcaaatttagaaagaaaaaaaaaaagatatatttttcttaacgggtcacgaCGGGTTGGGTCATTTTACCTATTGGGTAAATTGACCCAACCTGTTAAAAATCCGTTTAGATAATGGGTGTGACATGAtacgacctgttaagataacaaatgttacacaaaaacgacacgaacacggcaAACATGActcgtttgccaggcctagttgAATGTCCTAGGGGTTTTCATggtaatttttcttttgctatatataaaataataataataataataataataataataataaaaagagtattaattaagaaaattgagaaaaatatgtcaagaaagagaaagaaagcctaagaaaaactaaaagcttgtttggtatcctatttgaaattttttattatttctcaaaacatttcttaagaacatttcttgaaaataattttctttaagactcaaaaacttgattggtttgcaatttaaaatttttaaatcttacgacttaaactaaataaagagatctaaaaagagggggtcgcaggagagaggaggaaagaaagtaagagatgattgaaggaaagagaaagaagagaggagaTCGAACGAGATAGAGAGGaaagagtgagagaaagaaccgagagaatgaagagagcgAATTGAaggagagacgaaaaaggtaaaaaaaagaggagagaaagaagaaaagagagatagaaTTGGAATGAGAGGGGAGAAGGGAGAGGAAAGAAATGAGTAagttaagtttaaaaactctaaaaactcactttttatgtttttagagaatgaactatattttttagttagtcttgagttcagtttttgaaaatagtcatactaaacaagtttttaaggcctaaaacttgaaaattatttttgagtttaaaaagttggattcaagtagagtaccaaacaaGCCTAAATTTTTAAGTAACTTTCTAACATGCTCTTCCATCTCGCTAGGCTCTTGCCTAGGCCGCCTCGCCCACTTAGCTCGCACAGGTGCCCGCTCAAGCATCTACTTATAAACTATTCAATTTTTAGATGATTAATGGATTGATTAGGAAGTGGCCATGACCTCCCTAATGAGCTCCTAGCTAAAATTTAGAGAGATTTGAACATATCCATCTCCAATCAAACTCCCTATCCACCTTCTAAGATAGGAATTCTGTCAGATATTCAGAGAGACTGGACACTAACCCACTCCTAATCACAATGATATTGTCCCAACTTAACCACCTATTATTAGGTGTTatagttttatcacaaaaaagtCCTGGTGTTATTAAGGTGGAACCATACACTTATGaaatgtattttattttcttaattctCCGATGTGGGATTTATTTCAACATATTCTACTAGGAGCTCTTAAATTTAAGAACTAAAGGGGATGTATTTAATTGggattttgaaggattttaattcttttaatgaatataggaatattcaattaggattttaggtaattatctgaaattcaaggtgtatccaattataattttaagataatttattaaaatccttagaaatttGGGTGTATTCAAATAGGATTTTAAAAAAGTTTAcaacattccaggtgtattcaattaaaatttgattttaaagaatttgagaaagttgaggaattagagggaatttgagagatttcgtagtgtattttaagcatccacaaatctgaCCTCTCTccatgagattttgagggagttgaatcaaaattttatatcaattaaactccataaaaatccattaaaatctctcaaattctcaattgaatacactagTATGAAAGGAGCTCATAGCATTAATTACTactattttaataatatttcaaataaaaaatttatttttattttgtccttaatCATTATGACTCTTTGAACTAGAGAGTATGATTGGagtagaaatttttttaagactcttaaagtaactttcaagtcttttttaactaaaaagttaaaaaaaaaaaacatatgtatTTCTTTTGTAAAAAAACATCCATACCTACGAGGTTAGTCAAATTTTTCCTCCAACAGTAAGAGACGTATAAATCCCACCCcaactttataatttttcaaacttttgtatttcttaaaaaaaaattagctaaCAATTTTGGATTTAGTCTTTGTATAATttatcttgttttatttttacaaacattttgatgtaaaaaaaaattggtagtgAAATATgagaaattgaattttttatgtgtTAGTGAACAAATGAATGAGTATTTATAAAGTGTTGGATGAGTTTTGGTATTGGATATGATTTGAATGAATTAATAACattaatttgaaaacaaaatgtgACTTACTACTACTATACAgtggtatttttctttatttgtaaattaaaaatgtTAAATACAATTCTCGTCAAATATGAAATAGTAAACAAGCATATGGCAACAGTTAGCTCACTTGAGTCGAGTGTCGACCTACGTTGTTTGTGGCTTCTACAGAAAACACGACACATAGACTCGTACTCTCCCCTTTCCTTCCCCAATTTCTCTCCTTAATTTCCCCTAAAATTCAcaggtaaattacatagtagcccctcaagtttgagatctattacaaccccatacaacaactttaaaacatttcactttcatacatccagtaccattttatttcaaaataacacctccattagatttttttatccattagtctgttaaatgctaacgtggctgccacatttgtgctgatgtggctgccacgtggccaaaaaaaaaaaatttaaacctaaatcttctaaatattaaaataaaaaaaactgaaaccttCTCTCatcctcctctcttctccccacAACCCCCAAACCCATATCCCCCATCTTCGCCTCATTCgactcttctcccccatcttcatcttcttcccccaacCCCCTACttgttgcaacccagaaaaaaaaagaaaaaaaacccagatcccgTCTCGCCATCACTAGGTTCGTGGAATGGGGGGTGTGTAGAGGAGAGTGGGGGGTGTGTAGAGAACGAAAGAGGGTGGGTGCGGATGGAGGGAGGGTCGCGagtgggggtgggggggggtgTTCTGGGTTTCTGGTTTTGGGGTAGGGGACGCGGGTGGGGTGAGAAGATGTAGATGGGGGATATGGGTTTGGGGGTTGCGGGGAGAAGAGAGGATTTTGGGAGTTGCAGAAGggtggggagggggggggggagggggttaTCATTTCTGGGTTgtagggaagaagatgaagatgagggATATGGGTTCGGGGGTTGCGGGGAGAAGAGAGGATTTTGGGAGTTGCAGAAGGGTGGGGGTGGGGAAAGGAAGGGATCTGAGTTTCGggattttctagttttttttttttttttttaattttaatatttagaagatttaggtttttttttttaaattaataaatgattttttttccacGTAGCAGCCACATCAACACAAAAATATGGTAGCCACATCAACAttaacagactaatggatgaaaaatcCAACGgatgtgttattttgaaataaaatggtactggatgtatgaaagtgaaatgttttaaagttgttgtatgagattgtaatagacctcaaacatgaggggctactatgtaatttacccaaaattcaCCTCACCTGAAATCTAATCAATCTGAATTCTGAAACCCTCAAATTTGTTTCTCTACTCCGCCGCCCCATTCAATTCCAATCCGCCATGGAAACCCAATCTGCAGCAGCGATCCTGCTGAAATCATTCCGCCTAATCAATTCCCCCGCCGCCCACTGCCACTTCTTAGACCTCTCCGTCGTCTTCCTCCTCCCcctctctttcttcctttcctccATTCTCTTCCCATCCCTTCTCGACCGATTCCCCAACTTCCAAATTTCCACCTCCGAAGCTCAACAAAACCAACCCCCACAATCACCGCCAAAACCCTTTTTTCCTTTCTCAACTTTGCCCTCTTCGtccttctctcctctctctgcGCCGTCGGATCAATCACCCACAGCGCCTTCCATGGATTCCATTGCCGCCCGCTGAACTTCCTATCCGCCGTCCGATCTGGTATCTCTTCCTTGTACCCTCTGTTGGGTACCCTTTTAGCTTCCCTGTTCGTTGTTCTATTGGTTTTGAAAACTTTTGCACTGTTCTTGTTCATGGCGGTTGGAGGGCTGACCTGCTGGGGTTTCCGGTGGACTACTTGTCACCATTCTTTACCGGTTTTGTGGCGGTGGTTGTGGCTGCTTTGTTGATGGTTTTGCTTTATCTTCAAGTGCTCTGGACTCTGGCTCCTGTGGTGGTTGTGCTGGAATCCACTGGGGGTTTCAATTCCTTGATTCGAAGCGCGAGGCCGGTCAAGGGAGCGGGGACGACCGCGGTATCTTTGATGCTGGTTTTTGGATGTCTGTCTGGGTTTTTACGGGTGTGTAGCTGGGTTTTGGAAATGGGGATTAATGAGGCTACTAGGTGGAAGAATTGGGGACTTGCAGTGCTATTAGGAGTGACTACTGTTTTCCTAATGTTACTTATCCTCCACAATGCTGCGACAAATATAGCGTTGTACCTGCATTGTAAGGCTGCACATGGTGAAGAGTTTGCTGATAGCTGTGATCATTTTCCCTTGCTCGTGGATGATGGAAATTGCTGATGCTGTTTCTGTAAGGCTTACTTGAACCAAATGCTTATGCTACTTGTGTATGTTATTGTAGTTGTATTTGTTTAGTTGCAAGTCAAGCAGCTTCAGTAATCTAGTAGAATTAGTAAAACTCTTTACCGAATTGCTCATGTTGTTTCCGTAAGGCCAAATTGCTACTTGTATGTTAATAGTATGTCATACATGTTTAGTTACAAGTAAAACAGCTCTGGTAATCGAGTTCCAGTATCTGTTTAACCGTTAGATTGTCTCTTTCCtgtttcctctttcttttctctgaCTTGTTCTCGTGGCCAAACAAGTTTAGTTTTCCTTCCAGTATACCTGTAACCATCGACTCCCATCCAAGTTCTAATAGAAAAGGAATATAATAATACTAAATAACCTAATAAGTAATAAGCTTCATGATTCATGAACGAGCAAAAGAGACTAGGCACTGCAAGCACTGATGGATCAATGCACTTACAAGGGTAGATCAAATCTCCACCCTTGATCCGTCCACGTTGAGACCCCAACTTGATAAAGTCAGCCTCATAAGAGCGTCTCCAGTGGAGGTACCAACGTAACATCGTCTATTATGGTGTTAGGACCAGCCAGATGAAATGCAGGATTGTTTTGCTAGAGAAACGAATTCATATACATTCAAaccaaattatattattatagaTTTCCATTGGATAAAGATAAAACTGCATGACCCTAAGAAGGGAACACATACAGTACAGAGTACATATTATTTGGCTCCACACACCTCAACTGTGGTCAACGTACATTGTGCATTCGAGTGACTAGGTCTTTATTGTGACTTTTGAGATCTTCATGCGTAGGTTGCCTCCACAGCCTCGACTTGTCTCTCAGTTGTTTTTATGTCAACTGCAgtgcttgttttcttgttttggaTCTTACTTTCTGTAATCACTGAATCTGTTCTGTTATGTTTTTCTTTGGCATCTCCATTCTCAGTATTATTGCATTCACTGATTGTTTTAGTCCAACCACATAGTTGCTCAGTTGCTGCATCATCTGTTTACAAACACCAAAAAATAGTTAAGGCCATGTTGGTATAGAATCTGTAGATACATGTGCATGTGAAAGTGCGTTGTGCATATATATGCACCGAAAACTAGTTGAGACGAACCTAGCCTTGGGACAGTATGGCCGTATGGGTGCCTTATGATGAGTGGGTTATCAAATGCAGTGGCAAAATCCTCCGAAGGTCGTCTTAACCAGTCTTTAGCTCCTATGAAGTGAACAGATTTGGCCTTGATAGGGTCTTTGTAGGCAATGTCACATATGCTGGGATCTCTGAACATTGCTCCTGATATTGATATACAAAACTTGAAAGGTGGATGATCC is part of the Malus domestica chromosome 12, GDT2T_hap1 genome and encodes:
- the LOC103449918 gene encoding uncharacterized protein, with product MGSQKKMKILCLHGFRTSGRFLKNQITTKWPSIASQFDMDFPDGIFPAAGKSDIEGIYPPPYYEWFQFDKDFTEYTNLEECITYVCDYITTKGPFDGLLGFSQGATLSGLLLGYQAQGKVLKDHPPFKFCISISGAMFRDPSICDIAYKDPIKAKSVHFIGAKDWLRRPSEDFATAFDNPLIIRHPYGHTVPRLDDAATEQLCGWTKTISECNNTENGDAKEKHNRTDSVITESKIQNKKTSTAVDIKTTERQVEAVEATYA